Proteins encoded in a region of the Flavobacterium sp. MDT1-60 genome:
- a CDS encoding MFS transporter: MKNLQKGDKKLLNAWAFYDWANSVYTLTIASAVFPIFYEALFSKDNHYIDVFGMHLKNSALISFITAFAFLVVSFISPLLSGIADYVGNKKSFMKFFCYLGALSCMGLYWFDLDNIYIGLAFYFLGLIGYWGSLVFYNSYLPDIAFEEQQDKISAKGYSLGYIGSVILLIINLAMIMKPKLFGISGTDGEAAMKAMRYSFIMVGAWWILFSQYTYYYLPKGSKENGQKLTNDVIFNGFKELKKVWALLQENIPLKRYLGGFFVSSMAVQTVMLVATYFGAQEIQWSSKEEGTIGLIICILIIQLVAVVGAFLTSRASSKFGNIPTLIVINIIWAVFCALAFFITLPMHFYVMATVAGFVMGGIQALSRSTYSKLLPETKDTASFFSFYDVAEKIGIVIGMCVYGVIDQITGSPRAAIVILGIFFVTAIFLLRRVHKKGAVN, translated from the coding sequence ATGAAAAACCTACAAAAAGGAGATAAAAAATTATTAAATGCGTGGGCATTTTATGATTGGGCAAATTCAGTTTATACGCTTACGATTGCTTCAGCTGTATTTCCAATATTTTATGAAGCTTTATTCTCAAAGGATAATCATTATATTGATGTTTTTGGTATGCATCTAAAGAATTCTGCTTTGATTAGTTTTATAACTGCTTTTGCCTTTTTGGTAGTTTCTTTTATTTCTCCTTTACTGTCAGGAATTGCTGATTATGTTGGAAATAAAAAGTCTTTCATGAAGTTTTTCTGTTATTTAGGAGCCCTGTCCTGTATGGGATTGTATTGGTTTGATCTTGATAATATTTATATTGGACTTGCATTTTATTTCCTTGGATTGATTGGATATTGGGGGAGTTTGGTTTTTTATAATTCTTATTTGCCTGATATTGCATTTGAAGAACAACAAGATAAAATTAGTGCCAAAGGATATTCTTTAGGCTATATTGGAAGTGTGATTTTATTGATTATTAACTTAGCAATGATCATGAAGCCAAAACTTTTTGGAATCAGCGGAACAGATGGTGAAGCTGCAATGAAGGCTATGCGTTATTCCTTTATAATGGTGGGTGCTTGGTGGATATTATTTAGTCAATATACTTATTATTATTTGCCAAAAGGAAGCAAAGAGAATGGTCAAAAATTAACGAATGATGTAATATTTAACGGTTTCAAAGAATTGAAAAAAGTTTGGGCTTTATTACAGGAAAACATTCCTTTAAAGAGATATTTAGGAGGGTTTTTCGTTTCTAGTATGGCGGTTCAGACCGTTATGCTTGTAGCAACTTATTTTGGAGCACAGGAAATTCAATGGTCCTCGAAAGAAGAAGGTACAATTGGTTTGATTATCTGTATTTTAATTATACAGTTGGTAGCGGTTGTTGGTGCTTTTTTAACTTCAAGAGCTTCTTCTAAATTTGGTAATATTCCAACTTTAATTGTGATTAATATAATTTGGGCAGTGTTTTGTGCTTTGGCATTCTTTATAACATTACCAATGCATTTTTATGTAATGGCTACCGTGGCCGGATTTGTAATGGGGGGAATTCAGGCACTTTCTCGTTCAACTTATTCAAAATTATTACCTGAGACAAAAGATACAGCTTCATTTTTCAGTTTTTATGATGTGGCTGAAAAAATTGGAATTGTAATCGGAATGTGTGTATATGGAGTTATCGATCAAATAACCGGAAGTCCGCGTGCAGCAATTGTGATTTTAGGGATCTTTTTTGTTACTGCCATTTTTCTTTTGAGACGAGTTCATAAAAAAGGCGCTGTAAATTAA
- a CDS encoding head GIN domain-containing protein: MKKLIQLVCGAFLVCFVANAQSEKINGNGKVVSETRTTSGYDAIKISGSFDVDLVAGKEGKIIMKGEENILSAIIVEVEDNTLKIQVKKNTNIHSSMGKKVQVTVPFEKISELSLSGSGDIQSKDAIKNDKFLAKLSGSGNFNLAVDSNSLELNLSGSGNVRLKGSADSFTTKLSGSGNIDAGELKSKNVDVNVSGSGDSKVNCSEVLTARVSGSGDIKYTGNPEKRDVKVSGSGNISKA; encoded by the coding sequence ATGAAAAAATTAATACAATTAGTTTGTGGTGCATTTTTAGTATGTTTTGTTGCTAATGCACAATCTGAAAAAATAAACGGAAACGGTAAAGTAGTTTCTGAAACAAGAACAACTTCAGGATATGATGCTATAAAAATTTCGGGGTCTTTTGATGTCGATCTGGTGGCAGGAAAAGAAGGCAAAATTATTATGAAAGGCGAAGAGAATATTCTATCTGCTATTATTGTAGAAGTTGAAGACAATACCTTGAAAATTCAGGTAAAGAAAAATACTAATATCCATTCGAGTATGGGTAAAAAAGTTCAGGTGACAGTTCCGTTTGAGAAAATTTCTGAATTAAGTTTATCCGGCTCCGGAGATATTCAATCGAAAGATGCTATAAAAAATGATAAATTCTTAGCAAAACTTTCTGGTTCAGGAAACTTTAACCTGGCAGTTGATTCTAACTCTTTAGAACTTAATTTAAGTGGTTCTGGAAATGTACGTTTGAAAGGTTCTGCAGATAGTTTCACAACAAAACTTTCTGGCTCAGGTAACATCGATGCTGGTGAACTAAAATCAAAAAATGTTGATGTTAATGTTTCAGGATCAGGGGATAGTAAAGTTAATTGTAGCGAAGTTTTAACCGCAAGAGTTTCAGGATCGGGTGATATAAAATACACTGGTAATCCTGAAAAAAGAGATGTAAAAGTTTCTGGTTCCGGAAATATATCAAAAGCATAA
- a CDS encoding anti-sigma factor — MKKENDNLNELFNKFENQWDVQEMNSDHQVDFLNKLNKKQPKKKNYWFVTAIAASIVLMLGISIFYKNEKPKEFKFASKETQRTDSIFSILIDNELVKLKEKSSPENEQIINDALKQMKVFDADYQKIINELQKNGENKQIIYAMISNLQTRISFLQTVLKRIEENENLKNTTDEKTL; from the coding sequence ATGAAAAAGGAAAATGACAATTTAAATGAATTATTTAACAAGTTTGAAAATCAATGGGATGTACAGGAAATGAATTCTGATCATCAGGTAGATTTTTTGAATAAGTTAAATAAAAAGCAGCCAAAGAAAAAAAATTACTGGTTTGTAACTGCTATTGCGGCTTCGATTGTCTTAATGTTAGGAATTTCAATTTTTTATAAAAATGAGAAACCGAAGGAATTCAAATTTGCCTCTAAAGAAACACAACGAACAGATTCAATTTTTAGCATTTTAATCGATAACGAGCTAGTAAAACTAAAAGAAAAAAGTTCGCCTGAAAACGAACAAATTATTAACGACGCATTAAAACAAATGAAAGTTTTTGATGCCGATTACCAAAAAATTATTAATGAACTGCAAAAAAATGGTGAAAATAAACAAATCATTTATGCCATGATAAGCAATCTGCAGACGCGTATCTCTTTTTTGCAAACCGTTCTAAAAAGAATTGAAGAAAACGAAAATCTAAAAAACACCACAGATGAAAAAACATTATAA
- a CDS encoding M48 family metallopeptidase produces the protein MKKYLISGICIAVLIGCATNPITGKQNLNFVSNSELFPTSFQQYNAFISENKVITGTPDAKRVETVGIRIKAAAEKYLTYLGQTQYLKDYRWEYKLVDNKEVNAWCMPGGKIVVYSGILPVTQDEAGLATVMGHEVSHALANHGAQRMSAAQLQQIGGVALGAATSGKSEQTQQIFSQAYGLGTEVGVMLPFSRGNETEADKIGLTLMAIAGYNPDDAVTFWSRMSAKSGAAGTPEFMSTHPSDATRIANIKSLIPEAKAMALKVGTIR, from the coding sequence ATGAAAAAATATCTAATATCAGGGATTTGTATAGCTGTTTTAATTGGCTGTGCAACCAATCCAATTACAGGAAAGCAAAATTTAAATTTTGTTTCAAACAGTGAATTATTTCCAACTTCGTTTCAGCAGTATAATGCATTTATCTCTGAAAATAAGGTTATAACAGGAACTCCTGATGCCAAAAGAGTTGAAACAGTAGGTATAAGAATTAAAGCTGCCGCCGAAAAATATTTAACTTATTTAGGACAAACACAATATTTAAAAGATTATCGATGGGAATATAAACTTGTGGATAATAAAGAAGTAAATGCATGGTGTATGCCTGGTGGAAAAATCGTAGTGTATTCAGGAATTTTGCCGGTTACGCAGGACGAAGCTGGATTAGCAACAGTTATGGGGCATGAAGTTTCTCACGCATTGGCTAATCATGGTGCACAAAGAATGAGTGCCGCACAGTTACAACAAATTGGAGGAGTGGCTTTGGGAGCTGCAACAAGTGGTAAATCAGAACAAACACAGCAAATATTTTCGCAGGCGTATGGTCTGGGGACAGAAGTGGGAGTGATGTTGCCATTTAGCCGAGGTAATGAAACTGAGGCCGATAAAATTGGATTGACACTTATGGCAATTGCCGGTTACAATCCAGACGATGCTGTAACATTCTGGAGCAGAATGTCTGCCAAATCTGGTGCAGCGGGAACTCCGGAATTTATGAGTACACACCCTTCTGATGCGACTAGGATTGCAAATATAAAATCCCTGATACCTGAAGCAAAAGCTATGGCGCTTAAAGTGGGTACGATTAGATAA